The Nitrosopumilus cobalaminigenes genome contains a region encoding:
- a CDS encoding DNA-directed RNA polymerase subunit H: protein MATKKNQVLVPDHVYVPKHEIITKQEAEEVLKKYNCKPTELPLIFVNDPAILGLGVKPGDMIKITRKSPTAGESLYYRYVVEI from the coding sequence ATGGCAACTAAGAAAAATCAAGTACTGGTACCTGATCATGTCTATGTCCCAAAACATGAAATCATTACAAAACAAGAAGCTGAAGAAGTTTTAAAAAAATACAATTGTAAACCAACTGAATTACCATTAATCTTTGTAAACGATCCTGCAATTTTGGGACTTGGTGTAAAACCTGGAGATATGATTAAGATCACTCGAAAAAGTCCAACTGCTGGTGAAAGTCTCTATTATCGATATGTGGTGGAAATCTAA